Proteins encoded together in one Diceros bicornis minor isolate mBicDic1 chromosome 18, mDicBic1.mat.cur, whole genome shotgun sequence window:
- the KCNJ2 gene encoding inward rectifier potassium channel 2 codes for MGSVRTNRYSIVSSEEDGMKLATMAVANGFGNGKSKVHTRQQCRSRFVKKDGHCNVQFINVGEKGQRYLADIFTTCVDIRWRWMLVIFCLAFILSWLFFGCVFWLIALLHGDLDASKESKACVSEVNSFTAAFLFSIETQTTIGYGFRCVTDECPIAVFMVVFQSIVGCIIDAFIIGAVMAKMAKPKKRNETLVFSHNAVIAMRDGKLCLMWRVGNLRKSHLVEAHVRAQLLKSRITSEGEYIPLDQIDINVGFDSGIDRIFLVSPITIVHEIDEDSPLYDLSKQDIDNADFEIVVILEGMVEATAMTTQCRSSYLANEILWGHRYEPVLFEEKHYYKVDYSRFHKTYEVPNTPLCSARDLAEKKYILSNANSFCYENEVALTSKEEDDSENGVPESTSTDTPPDIDLHNQASVPLEPRPLRRESEI; via the coding sequence ATGGGCAGTGTGCGAACCAACCGCTACAGCATTGTCTCTTCAGAAGAAGACGGCATGAAGTTGGCCACCATGGCGGTTGCAAATGGCTTTGGGAACGGCAAGAGTAAAGTCCACACTCGACAACAGTGCAGGAGCCGCTTTGTGAAGAAAGACGGCCACTGTAACGTTCAGTTCATCAACGTGGGTGAGAAGGGACAACGGTACCTCGCAGACATCTTTACCACATGTGTGGACATCCGCTGGCGGTGGATGCTGGTCATCTTCTGCTTGGCTTTCATTCTCTCATGGCTGTTTTTCGGCTGTGTGTTTTGGTTGATAGCTCTGCTCCATGGGGACCTGGATGCATCTAAAGAGAGCAAAGCCTGTGTGTCTGAGGTCAACAGCTTCACGGCCGCcttccttttctccattgagacCCAGACAACCATAGGCTATGGCTTCAGGTGTGTCACGGACGAATGCCCAATTGCTGTTTTCATGGTGGTGTTCCAGTCAATTGTGGGCTGCATCATTGATGCCTTTATCATTGGTGCAGTCATGGCGAAGATGGCAAAGCCAAAGAAGAGAAACGAGACTCTTGTCTTCAGTCACAATGCTGTGATCGCCATGAGAGATGGCAAGCTCTGTTTGATGTGGCGAGTGGGCAATCTTCGGAAAAGCCACCTGGTGGAAGCTCATGTTCGCGCACAGCTTCTCAAATCCAGAATTACTTCTGAAGGGGAGTACATCCCCCTGGATCAAATAGATATCAATGTGGGGTTTGACAGTGGAATAGACCGTATATTTCTGGTGTCCCCAATCACTATAGTCCATGAAATAGATGAAGACAGTCCTTTATATGATCTGAGTAAACAGGACATTGACAATGCAGACTTTGAAATTGTCGTGATACTGGAAGGTATGGTGGAAGCCACCGCCATGACCACACAGTGCCGTAGCTCATACCTGGCAAATGAAATCCTTTGGGGCCACCGCTATGAGCCTGTACTCTTTGAAGAGAAGCACTACTACAAAGTGGACTATTCAAGGTTCCACAAGACTTATGAAGTACCCAATACTCCCCTTTGTAGTGCCAGAGACTTAGCAGAAAAGAAATATATCCTCTCAAATGCTAATTCATTTTGTTATGAAAATGAAGTTGCCCTCACAAGCAAAGAGGAAGATGACAGTGAAAATGGAGTTCCAGAAAGTACTAGTACGGACACACCCCCTGACATAGACCTTCACAACCAGGCAAGTGTACCTCTAGAGCCCAGGCCCTTACGGCGAGAATCAGAGATATGA